In the Streptomyces sp. WMMC940 genome, CGCCCGACCGGGACTTCGGCCTGCTGCCCTACCTCGACGACTCGGGCGACGAGGAGCCGGGCGGCTTCGACCTGCGTATCTCCGTCGCCGTCAACGGGCAGATCGTGTCCGAGCCCCCGTTCGCCACCATGTACTGGACCGCGGCCCAGCAGCTGGCCCACATGACCGTCAACGGCGCCTCGCTGCGCACCGGGGACCTGTACGGCTCCGGCACGGTCAGCGGCCCCGAAGTGCACCAGCGCGGCTCGCTCCTCGAACTCACCTGGAACGGCCGTGACCCGCTCGAGCTGCCGTACGGGAAGCGGACGTTCCTGGAGGACGGCGACGAGGTCACCATCACGGCCTGGGCACCGGGCCCCGACGGCGTGAAGGTCGGCCTCGGCGAGGTCACCGGCCGGATCGTGCCCGCCGACGAGGGCGTGCTGCAAAAGTAGCGTCGTCCGCCCCCGGCCGGACGGACCTCTCGAAAGACGCCCTGTGCAGGACTCCGTCGGATCGGGGCGGCTCCCCGCACGACCTCATGGCGTCGGGTCGGGGGCCCTCCTCGGGCCTCTGACCGCGCGGTGCCGACGCCCGCATGCTCCCGAGCGGCTCGTGGACGGGGACCGGGCCTGGGCACCGTCGTGGTCCGCCACGCGTACCGTCACGTCCCCGCGAGCGGCCGGGGCCTCGCTCGGCCCGCGGAAGCCGGCCCGCGGGCCGCGCGGCCCGGAGCGTCACCCGTGCTCGGCCAGTCTGAGCACCAGGACCAGCGACCCCGACCCCAGGGCCAGGAGGACCCAGGCGGCGACCCACGGCCTGCGGCCGTTCAGCAGATGCCGTACCGCCGCCGTGCCCTCGACGGCGGCGCAGGCCATGCCCAGCACCCCGATGACGGCCCCCGTCCAGTAGGCCCATCCCTGCTCTCCGAAGAACCTCAGCAGCAGGAGGGCCGGGAGCAGCACCGCCGCCGGCCAGGTGTCCGCACTGCTCGGCTGCTTCGGCTCCTCCCGCCGGCCGGGATCCCGCGCGCGGTCCGGAGGACCCGGCTCCCCGGTCCGCTGCGACTGGTCTACTGGAGCGCCCACGATGTCCCCCCGTGTCCGTGATCAAGGTCCGGCGCCCTGGAGGACGCCGGACCTTGATCGCGGGTTGCCCGGAGCCGGGCGGGAACGTGCCGGCAGGGGGAGGGAGCGCGCCGGAGGCCGGACCGGAACCGTTCGCAGCCGCACGGGACCGGAACCGGGCCGCGCGGGTGCCGGCCCTACCCTCGCGGAGGCCGGATCTCGACCCGGTGGGGGCTGGAACCGGTACGGGCGGGCGGTCAGGTCCTGTCGTCCGTGACGCGCTCGCCCTCGGCCTGGGACGGCGTGGTCCGGTCGACGTCGGGGTGCTGTTCCTCGGTCGACTCCTGGTCCTCGCCCTCGGCCTGGGAGGGGGTGGTGTACTCGGGGTCCTGGTACTGGTCGATCATGACGATCCTCCTCGACCCGACGGCCTCGCCCCGTGATCGAGCGTAGTCGCATTCGGACGGCCCGGCCGGGTGGGCGTGAGCAGCGCGAGGGCCCGGCACCCCACCGAGAAGATGCCGTTGTCGATCAACAACGGCATCACTCCGAGGAGTGCCGGGCCCCGGCGCGGACCGTGCGGGGCATCCCCGAACCGCCGCCTACCGCACGAACACGCTCGCCTGGCCGGCCAGGTCCAGGAAGTACTGCGGTGCCACGCCGAGCACGAGGGTGACCGCGACGCCGACCGCGATCGCCGACGTCGTCAGCGGGGAGGGGACAGCGACCGTCGGGCCCTCCGGCTTCGGCTCGCTGAAGAACATCAGCACGATGACCCGGATGTAGAAGAACGCGGCGATCGCGGAGGAGATCACACCGATCACGACCAGCGCCCCCGCGCCTCCCTCCGCCGCCGCCCGGAAGACGGCGAACTTCCCGGAGAAGCCCGAGGTCAGCGGGATACCGGCGAAGGCCAGCAGGAACACCGCGAAGACGGCGGCGACCAGCGGCGACCGCCTGCCGAGGCCTGCCCACTTGGACAGGTGGGTGGCCTCGCCGCCGGCGTCGCGCACCAGCGTGACCACCGCGAACGCGCCGATGGTGACGAAGGAGTACGCGAGCAGGTAGAAGAGCACCGACGAGACCCCCTCGGGCGTCACCGCGATGACACCGGCGAGGATGAAGCCTGCGTGTGCGATCGAGGAGTACGCCAGGAGCCGCTTGATGTCGGTCTGGGTGATGGCGACGATCGCGCCTCCCAGCATGGTGACGATGGCGATCGCCCACATGACCGGCCGCCAGTCCCAGCGCAGCCCGGGCAGCACCACGTACAGCAGCCGGAGCAGTGCGCCGAAGGCCGCGACCTTCGTGGCCGCCGCCATGAAGCCGGTGACCGGGGTCGGTGCGCCCTGGTAGACGTCCGGGGTCCACATGTGGAACGGCACCGCGCCCACCTTGAAGAGCAGGCCCGTCAGGATCAGCGCCCCGCCGATGAGCAGCAGGGCGTCGTTGCCCATCGTGCCGGCGAGCGCCGGGTCGATGGTCCGGACGGTGCCGTCGACGACGTCGGCGATGCGGGCGTACGCGACCGAGCCCGCGTAGCCGTACAGCAGGGCGATGCCGAAGAGCAGGAACGCGGAGGAGAAGGCGCCGAGGAGGAAGTACTTCACCGCGGCCTCCTGCGACATGAGCCGCTTGCGGCGGGCCAGCGCGCACAGCAGGTACAGCGGGAGGGAGAAGACCTCCAGGGCGATGAACAGCGTCAGCAGGTCGTTCGCCGCGGGGAAGACCAGCATCCCGGCGACGGCGAAGAGGGCCAGGGGGAACACCTCGGTGGTGGTGAACCCCGCCTTGACCGCGGCCTTCTCACTGTCGCTGCCCGGCACGGAGCCGGCCTGTGCGGCGAAGGAGTCGACGCGCTCGCCGTGCGCCGCGGGGTCGAGCCGGCGCTCGGCGAACGTGAACACCGCGACCAGCGACGCCAGCAGGATCGTGCCCTGCAGGAACAGGGCGGGGCCGTCGACCGCGATGGCGCCCATCGCCGCGATGTGCGCCTTGCTCGTGCCGTAGCCGCCGGCGGCCAGGCCGACCACCGCGGCGAACGCGGCGGTCAGCGCCACGACGGCGAGGAACACCTGTGTGTAGTGGCGGCTCCTGCGCGGGACGAAGGCCTCGACCAGCACACCGAGGATCGCCGCGCCGACCACGATCAGCATGGGCGCGAGCTGTGCGTACTCGATGTGCGGCGCCTGGATCCTGTCCAGCGGCTCGGCCGCCGTCGTCCACAGGCTGTGGACAGCTGTCGTGCTCACTTGGCCGCCTCCACCTCGGGCTGGGGGTCCTTCTTCTGGACGTCGGACATGGTGTGTTCGACGGCCGGGTTGACGATGTCCGTCAGCGGCTTCGGATAGACGCCGAGGAAGAGCAGCAGCGCGATCAGCGGCGTGACCACCACCAGTTCGCGCAGCCGCAGATCCGGAAGGCTCCGCACCTCCTCCTTCACCGGTCCGGTCATCGTCCGCTGGTACAGCACCAACGTGTAGAGCGCGGCGAGCACGATGCCGAAGGTCGCGATGACGCCGACGACCGGATAGCGCGCGAACGTCCCGACGAGGACCAGGAACTCACTGACGAACGGCGCGAGTCCCGGCAGCGACAGGGTCGCCAGGCCGCCGATGAGGAAGGTGCCGGCGAGGACCGGCGCGACCTTCTGCACTCCGCCGTAGTCGGCGATGAGCCGGGAACCGCGCCGCGAGATCAGGAAGCCGGCCACCAGCATCAGCGCGGCGGTCGAGATCCCGTGGTTCACCATGTAGAGCGTCGCCCCGGACTGCCCCTGGGTGGTCATCGCGAAGATGCCCATGATGATGAAGCCGAAGTGGGAGATCGACGCGTAGGCGATCAGGCGCTTGATGTCGCGCTGTCCGACGGCGAGCAGCGCACCGTAGACGATGCTGACCAGGGCCAGGGCCAGGACCACCGGGGTCGCCCACTCGGACGCCTCCGGGAACAGCCCGAGGCAGAAGCGCAGCATCGCGAACGTGCCGACCTTGTCGACCACGGCCGTGATCAGCACGGCGACCGGGGCGGTCGACTCGCCCATCGCGTTGGGCAGCCAGGTGTGCAGCGGCCACAACGGCGCCTTCACCGCGAAGGCGAAGAAGAATCCGAGGAACAGCAGCCGCTCGGTGTTGGTGGCCATCTCCAGAGTGCCGTTGGCGCGGGCCTCGGCGATCTCCGTCAGCGAGAAGTTCCCCGCGACCACGTAGAGCCCGATGACCGCGGCCAGCATGATGAGGCCGCCGGCCAGGTTGTAGAGGAGGAACTTCACCGCGGCGTAGGAGCGCTGGGCCGACGCGTTGTCGCCGCCGCCCCCCGCCGCAGCAGCGGCCTGTCGAGCGGGTGCGGCACGGTCCCCGAAGCCGCCGATGAGGAAGTACATCGGGATGAGCATGGCTTCGAAGAGGATGTAGAAGAGGAAGACGTCGGTGGCCTCGAAGGAGAGGATCACCATCGCCTCGACCGACAGGATCAGGGCGAAGAATCCCTGGGTCGGCCGCCACCGGTAGTTCTTCGTCTCGACAGGGTTGTCCCCGCCGGAGGCTGGGGAAGGGTCGGCATCGTGCCAACCCGCCAGAATGATCGCCGGGATCAGCACGGCTGTCAGCGCGATCAGCGCCACCGCGATCCCGTCCACGCCCAGTTCGTAGCGGACCCCGAAGTCCGCGATCCAGGCGTGGGACTCGGTGAGCTGGTAGCGGTCGCCGCCGGGCTCGAAGCGTACGGCGATCACCGCCGCGAGCACGAGCGTGCCCAGGGAGACCAGCAGCGCCAGCCACTTGGCGGCCGTGCGCCGGCGGGCCGGGACGGCGGCGGTCGCGATCGCGCCGAGCGCCGGGAGCGCCGCCGCCGCGGTGAGGAGCGGGAAGGACATGTCGGTTACACCGCCCTCATCAGCAGGGTCGCGGCGATCAGCACCGCCGTACCTCCGAACATCGTGACCGCATAGGTGCGGGCGTAGCCGTTCTGCAGCTTGCGGAGCCGGCCGGAGAGGCCGCCGAACGAGGCCGCCGTGCCGTTGACGACCCCGTCGACCAGGCTGTGGTCCACGTACACGAGAGACCGGGTCAGGTGCTCGCCGCCCCGGACCAGGACCACGTGGTTGAAGTCGTCCTGGAGGAGGTCGCGGCGGGCGGCCCGGGTGAGCAGCGAGCCGCGCGGCGGGGTGACCGGCACCGGGCGGCGGCCGTACTGGAGATAGGCCAGCGCGACGCCGAGAACCATCACCGCGACCGTCGCGGTCGTGACCGTGGCGGCGCTGAGCGGCGAATGGCCGTGTTCGAAGCTGGTGACCGGCTCCAACCACTTCACGAACGACTCGTGCCAGGAGAACAGCCCGCCGGCGAAGACCGAGCCGAAGGCGAGCACGATCATCGGGATCGTCATCGTCCTCGGCGACTCGTGCGGATGGGGCAGTTCGCCCTTGTCGTCGGGCTGCCAGCGCTTCTCGCCGAAGAAGGTCATCAGCATCACGCGCGTCATGTAGAAGGCGGTGATGGCGGCGCCCAGCAGGGCCGCGCCGCCGAGGATCCAACCCTCGGTGCCGCCCTTGGCGAAGGCAGCCTCGATGATCTTGTCCTTGGAGAAGAAGCCGGACAGGCCGGGGAAACCGATGATGGCGAGGTAGCCGAGGCCGAAGGTGACGAAGGTGATCGGCATGTACTTCCGCAGGCCGCCGTACTTCCTCATGTCCACCTCGTCGTTCATGCCGTGCATGACCGAACCGGCACCGAGGAACAGCCCGGCTTTGAAGAAGCCGTGGGTGACCAGGTGCATGATCGCGAAGGCGTAGCCGATCGGGCCGAGGCCTGCCGCCAGGATCATGTAGCCGATCTGGGACATCGTCGAACCGGCCAGCGCCTTCTTGATGTCGTCCTTCGCGCAACCGACGATCGCACCGAAGAGGAGCGTGACCGCGCCGACCGTGACGACGGCGAGCTGGGCGTCCGGGGCGGCGTTGAAGATGGCCCCGGAGCGGGTGATCAGGTAGACGCCTGCGGTGACCATCGTCGCCGCGTGGATCAGGGCCGACACCGGGGTCGGGCCCTCCATCGCGTCCCCGAGCCAGGACTGCAGCGGCACCTGGGCGGACTTGCCGCAGGCGGCGAGCAGCAGGAGCAGGCCCAACGCGGTCAGCGTGCCCTCGGACGCCCTGCCCGTGGACTCCAGCACCGGCCCGAAGGCGAAGGTGCCGAAGGTGGTGAACATCAGCATGATGGCGATGGACAGGCCCATGTCGCCGACCCGGTTGACCAGGAAGGCCTTCTTCGCCGCCGTCGCCGCGCTGGGCTTGTGCTGCCAGAAGCCGATGAGCAGGTACGAGGCGAGGCCGACGCCCTCCCACCCGACGTACAGCAGCAGGTAGTTGTCGGCGAGCACGAGCAGGAGCATCGCCGCGAGGAACAGGTTGAGGTAGCCGAAGAAGCGACGGCGGCGCTCGTCGTGCTCCATGTACCCCACCGAGTACAGATGGATGAGCGAGCCGACGCCGGTGATCAGCAGGACGAAGGTCATCGACAGCTGGTCGAGCTGGAAGGCGACGTCCGCCTGGAAGCCGCCGACCGGGATCCAGCTGAAGAGGTGCTGGTGGAGGGTGCGGTCGTCACCGGGCCGGCCGAGCATGTCGGCGAAGAGCACGACGGCCACGACGAAGGAGGCGGCGGCGAGCGCGGTGCCGATCCAGTGGCCCGAGCGGTCGAGCCGGCGCCCGCCGAGCAGCAGCACGGCCGCGCCGAGCAAGGGCGCCGCGACCAGCAGCGCGATCAGGTTCTCTGCGTTGTCCACGAGTCTGCGACCCCTTACAGCTTCATCAGACTGGCGTCGTCGACCGAGGCCGAGTGGCGGGAACGGAACAGCGACACGATGATCGCGAGCCCGACCACCACCTCGGCGGCGGCGACGACCATCGTGAAGAAGGCGATGATCTGGCCGTCGAGATTGCCGTGCATCCGGGAGAAGGCGACGAGCGCGAGGTTGCAGGCATTGAGCATGAGCTCGATGCACATGAAGACGACGATCGCGTTCCGCCTGATCAGTACGCCGGCCGCGCCGATGGTGAACAACAGGGCGGCGAGGTAGAGATAGTTGACGGGGTTCACCGCTTGGCCTCCTGTCCGTCGCGCCGGCCGTCCCGGCCGGGCTCGTCCCGGTCCCGGTCGAGGCGCTCCTCCGAGCGGCGCTCCAGCGCCCTGAGGTCGTTCAGCGCCTCACGGGACACGTCCCGGACCTGTCCGCGGGAGCGCAGCGTCTTGCTGACGGAGAGCTCCGACGGGGTGCCGTCGGGGAGCAGACCGGGGATGTCCACCGCGTTGTGGCGGGCGTACACGCCCGGGGCGGGCAGCGGCGTCGGAAGCTTCCAGCCGTAGGCCGCGGACGAGGGGTGGCGGTCGGGCGACGGGAGGGCGCTCGCCTCGCGCACGCGCTGCTCGGCCAGTTCCCGCTGCGTCTTCGCGCGCTCGGTGCGCTCCCGGTGGGTGAGCACCATCGCGCCGACCGCCGCAGTGATGAGCAGGGCGCCGGTGATCTCGAACGCGAAGACGTACCTGGTGAAGATCAGTGCCGCCAGGCCCTCGACGTTGCCCGCCGCGTTGGCCTCGCCGAGTCCGATGAAGGACCCGGGGCCCAGTGAGGCGTGGCCGATGCCCGCGATCAGCAGGACACCGAAGCCGATGCCGCAGAGGGCCGCCCACCAGCGCTGGCCCTTCAGGGTCTCCTTGAGGGAGTCCGCGGCCGTGACACCGACGAGCATGACCACGAACAGGAAGAGCATCATGATCGCGCCGGTGTAGACGATGATCTGGACGACGCCCAGGAAGTACGCTCCGTTGGCGAGGTAGAAGACCGCCAGGATGATCATGGTCCCGGCGAGGCACAGCGCGCTGTGCACGGCCTTCTTCATCAGGATCGTGCACAGCGCCCCGACGACGGCGACGGTGCCGAGCACCCAGAACTGCACGGCCTCGCCGGTGGAGGTCGCGGCGGCCAGCGCGCTCATGCGTCGACCTCCTTCTCCGCCGCCGGCTCCTCGGGCCCGAAGGTGGAGGCGGCGTCCTGCGGCTTCTCCCCCTTGGACACGGCGACCTGGCGCTCGGTGCCGGGTGCGGCCTCGGTGACCAGCCCCCGGTAGTAGTCCTGCTCGTCCGTGCCGGGGTGGATCGCGTGCGGGGTGTCGACCATGCCGGGCTCCAGGCCCGCCAGCAGCTGCTCCTTGGTGTAGATCAGGTTCTCGCGGGAGCTGTCGGCGAGCTCGAACTCGTTGGTCATCGTGAGCGCCCGGGTCGGGCAGGCCTCGATGCACAGCCCGCAGAGGATGCAGCGGGCGTAGTTGATCTGGTAGACGCGGCCGTACCGCTCGCCGGGCGAGTACCGCTCCTCCTCGGTGTTGTCCGCGCCCTCCACGTAGATGGCGTCGGCCGGACAGGCCCAGGCGCACAGCTCGCATCCGACGCACTTCTCCAGCCCGTCCGGGTGCCGGTTGAGCTGGTGCCGGCCGTGGAAGCGCGGCGCCGTCGTCTTCTGCTGCTCCGGGTACTGCTCGGTCAGCCGCTTCTTGAACATGGCCTTGAAGGTCACGCCGAAGCCGGCGACCGGGTTCTGGAACGCGCTCCCGGAATCCTCGGGTCGTTCAGACACCGTCAGCCTCCTTTCCGTCACGAGGACCGTCACTGTCAGTATTCACGCCGCCACTGACAATCAGTTCGCGGTCGCGGCGGGGCCGCCTGCGCGGAACCTGCGGCAGCACCTGTCCGGGCAGCGGGGGCACCGGGAAACCGCCGGCCATCGGGTCGAACGCCCCGGGCGCCCCGCCCCGTTCGGCCTCCGCCTCCTCGGCCGCCTCCGCCTCCGCCCGTTCCCTGCGGCCGCGGAAGAGGTCCGCGACGAAGGACAACAGCAGGACGGCGAGGACCGCGCCGCCGACGTACAGCACGATCTGTGAGAAGTCGCGGCCGTCGTTGCGCAGCGCCCGTACGCTCGCGACGAGCATCAGCCAGACGACCGAGACCGGGATGAGCACCTTCCAGCCGAGCTTCATCAACTGGTCGTAGCGGACGCGCGGGAGCGTGCCGCGCAGCCAGATGAAGAAGAAGAGCAGCAACTGCACCTTGGCGACGAACCAGAGCATCGGCCACCAGCCGTGGTTCGCGCCCTCCCAGAAGGTGCTGACGGGCCACGGGGCCCGCCAGCCGCCCAGGAAGAGGGTGACGGAGACCGCCGCGACGGTGACCATGTTCACGTACTCGGCGAGCATGAACATCGCGAACTTGATCGAGGAGTACTCGGTGTTGAAGCCGCCCACGAGGTCGCCCTCGGACTCCGGCATGTCGAACGGAGCCCGGTTCGTCTCGCCGACCATCGTCACGATGTAGATGAGGAACGAGACCGGCAGCAGCAGGACGTACCAGCGGTCCGCCTGCGCCTCCACGATCGTCGAGGTCGACATCGAGCCGGAGTAGAGGAAGACGGAGGCGAACGCGGCGCCCATGGCGATCTCGTACGAGATCATCTGGGCGCAGGAGCGCAGTCCGCCGAGCAGCGGGTACGTCGAGCCGGACGACCAGCCGGCGAGCACGAGGCCGTAGATGCCGACCGAGGCGACCGCGAGGATGTAGAGCATCGCGATCGGCAGGTCGGTGAGCTGCATCGTGGTCCGCTGGCCGAAGATCGAGATCTCGTTGCCGGCCGGGCCGAACGGGATGACGGCGATCGCCATGAAGGCCGGGATCGCCGCGACGATCGGCGCGAGGACGTAGACCACCTTGTCCGCGCGCTTGACGATCACGTCCTCCTTGAGCATCAGCTTGACGCCGTCCGCGAGGGACTGGAGGAGGCCCCACGGACCGTGCCGGTTGGGGCCGATGCGCAGCTGCATCCACGCGACGACCTTGCGCTCCCACACGATGGAGAACAGCACGGTCACCATCAGGAAGGCGAAGCAGAAGACCGCCTTGACGACGACGAGCCACCAGGGGTCCCGCCCGAACAGCGAGAGGTCCTCCGCCGCGAGCAGCGTCTGGTCGAGGAGTGCCGGGTTCACGCGCGCACCTCCGGTACGTCGTCGGGGCCGGCGATCCCGTGGCCGGCCGTTGCCGCCGGGCCGACGCGGACGAGCCGGCCGGGCGTCACGCCCGTGTCGCTCAGCACGCCGCCGCCGGCCGAGTTGAGCGGTAGCCACACCACGTGGTCGGGCATCTCGGTCACCTGGAGCGGGAGTTGCACGGAACCGGAGGGACCGCTGACGGCGAGCAGATCGCCGTCCTTGACCCCGGTCTCGGCCGCGGTGGCGGCGGAGAGCCGGGCGACGGCCGCGTGCCGGGTGCCGGCCAGCGCCTCGTCGCCCTCCTGGAGGAGCCCCTGGTCGAGCAGGAGCCGGTGACCGGCCAGGACCGCCTCGCCCTCGCCGGGGCGGGGCAGCGGCCGGGCGGACTCGGTGGGCTGGTCCGCGCGGGGGCCGGTCCAGCCGCCGAGCCGGTCCAGCTCGCGCCGTACGGACCGGAGGTCGGGCAGGGCGAGGTGCACGTCGAGCGCGTCGGCGAGCATGTGCAGCACCCGCGCGTCCGCCGGCGGCAGCGGGCGGGTCATCTGGTCGGGCTTGAGCGCGGCCTCGAAGAGCCGTGCCCTGCCCTCCCAGTTGAGGAACGTGCCCGGCTTCTCGGCCACGGCCGCGACCGGGAGGACCACGTCGGCCCGCGAGGTGACCTCGGAGGGCCGCAGCTCCAGCGAGACCAGGAAGCCGACCGCGTCCAGCGCCTCCCGGGCGCGTGCCGGGTGGGGCAGGTCGGCGACCTCGACGCCGGCGACGACCAGGGCGGCCAGTTCTCCGTTGGCGGCGGCCTCCACGATCTGCCCGGTGTCCCGGCCGTAGCGGTGCGGCAGTTCGCGTACGCCCCAGGCCGCCGCGGTCTCCTCGCGGGCCCGCGGGTCGGTGGCGGGACGGCCGCCCGGCAGCAGCGACGGCAGGGCGCCCGCCTCGATCGCGCCGCGCTCGCCGGCGCGG is a window encoding:
- the nuoN gene encoding NADH-quinone oxidoreductase subunit NuoN — encoded protein: MSTTAVHSLWTTAAEPLDRIQAPHIEYAQLAPMLIVVGAAILGVLVEAFVPRRSRHYTQVFLAVVALTAAFAAVVGLAAGGYGTSKAHIAAMGAIAVDGPALFLQGTILLASLVAVFTFAERRLDPAAHGERVDSFAAQAGSVPGSDSEKAAVKAGFTTTEVFPLALFAVAGMLVFPAANDLLTLFIALEVFSLPLYLLCALARRKRLMSQEAAVKYFLLGAFSSAFLLFGIALLYGYAGSVAYARIADVVDGTVRTIDPALAGTMGNDALLLIGGALILTGLLFKVGAVPFHMWTPDVYQGAPTPVTGFMAAATKVAAFGALLRLLYVVLPGLRWDWRPVMWAIAIVTMLGGAIVAITQTDIKRLLAYSSIAHAGFILAGVIAVTPEGVSSVLFYLLAYSFVTIGAFAVVTLVRDAGGEATHLSKWAGLGRRSPLVAAVFAVFLLAFAGIPLTSGFSGKFAVFRAAAEGGAGALVVIGVISSAIAAFFYIRVIVLMFFSEPKPEGPTVAVPSPLTTSAIAVGVAVTLVLGVAPQYFLDLAGQASVFVR
- a CDS encoding NADH-quinone oxidoreductase subunit M, with the protein product MSFPLLTAAAALPALGAIATAAVPARRRTAAKWLALLVSLGTLVLAAVIAVRFEPGGDRYQLTESHAWIADFGVRYELGVDGIAVALIALTAVLIPAIILAGWHDADPSPASGGDNPVETKNYRWRPTQGFFALILSVEAMVILSFEATDVFLFYILFEAMLIPMYFLIGGFGDRAAPARQAAAAAGGGGDNASAQRSYAAVKFLLYNLAGGLIMLAAVIGLYVVAGNFSLTEIAEARANGTLEMATNTERLLFLGFFFAFAVKAPLWPLHTWLPNAMGESTAPVAVLITAVVDKVGTFAMLRFCLGLFPEASEWATPVVLALALVSIVYGALLAVGQRDIKRLIAYASISHFGFIIMGIFAMTTQGQSGATLYMVNHGISTAALMLVAGFLISRRGSRLIADYGGVQKVAPVLAGTFLIGGLATLSLPGLAPFVSEFLVLVGTFARYPVVGVIATFGIVLAALYTLVLYQRTMTGPVKEEVRSLPDLRLRELVVVTPLIALLLFLGVYPKPLTDIVNPAVEHTMSDVQKKDPQPEVEAAK
- the nuoL gene encoding NADH-quinone oxidoreductase subunit L, which gives rise to MDNAENLIALLVAAPLLGAAVLLLGGRRLDRSGHWIGTALAAASFVVAVVLFADMLGRPGDDRTLHQHLFSWIPVGGFQADVAFQLDQLSMTFVLLITGVGSLIHLYSVGYMEHDERRRRFFGYLNLFLAAMLLLVLADNYLLLYVGWEGVGLASYLLIGFWQHKPSAATAAKKAFLVNRVGDMGLSIAIMLMFTTFGTFAFGPVLESTGRASEGTLTALGLLLLLAACGKSAQVPLQSWLGDAMEGPTPVSALIHAATMVTAGVYLITRSGAIFNAAPDAQLAVVTVGAVTLLFGAIVGCAKDDIKKALAGSTMSQIGYMILAAGLGPIGYAFAIMHLVTHGFFKAGLFLGAGSVMHGMNDEVDMRKYGGLRKYMPITFVTFGLGYLAIIGFPGLSGFFSKDKIIEAAFAKGGTEGWILGGAALLGAAITAFYMTRVMLMTFFGEKRWQPDDKGELPHPHESPRTMTIPMIVLAFGSVFAGGLFSWHESFVKWLEPVTSFEHGHSPLSAATVTTATVAVMVLGVALAYLQYGRRPVPVTPPRGSLLTRAARRDLLQDDFNHVVLVRGGEHLTRSLVYVDHSLVDGVVNGTAASFGGLSGRLRKLQNGYARTYAVTMFGGTAVLIAATLLMRAV
- the nuoK gene encoding NADH-quinone oxidoreductase subunit NuoK, translated to MNPVNYLYLAALLFTIGAAGVLIRRNAIVVFMCIELMLNACNLALVAFSRMHGNLDGQIIAFFTMVVAAAEVVVGLAIIVSLFRSRHSASVDDASLMKL
- a CDS encoding NADH-quinone oxidoreductase subunit J, whose amino-acid sequence is MSALAAATSTGEAVQFWVLGTVAVVGALCTILMKKAVHSALCLAGTMIILAVFYLANGAYFLGVVQIIVYTGAIMMLFLFVVMLVGVTAADSLKETLKGQRWWAALCGIGFGVLLIAGIGHASLGPGSFIGLGEANAAGNVEGLAALIFTRYVFAFEITGALLITAAVGAMVLTHRERTERAKTQRELAEQRVREASALPSPDRHPSSAAYGWKLPTPLPAPGVYARHNAVDIPGLLPDGTPSELSVSKTLRSRGQVRDVSREALNDLRALERRSEERLDRDRDEPGRDGRRDGQEAKR
- the nuoI gene encoding NADH-quinone oxidoreductase subunit NuoI, encoding MSERPEDSGSAFQNPVAGFGVTFKAMFKKRLTEQYPEQQKTTAPRFHGRHQLNRHPDGLEKCVGCELCAWACPADAIYVEGADNTEEERYSPGERYGRVYQINYARCILCGLCIEACPTRALTMTNEFELADSSRENLIYTKEQLLAGLEPGMVDTPHAIHPGTDEQDYYRGLVTEAAPGTERQVAVSKGEKPQDAASTFGPEEPAAEKEVDA
- the nuoH gene encoding NADH-quinone oxidoreductase subunit NuoH, whose amino-acid sequence is MNPALLDQTLLAAEDLSLFGRDPWWLVVVKAVFCFAFLMVTVLFSIVWERKVVAWMQLRIGPNRHGPWGLLQSLADGVKLMLKEDVIVKRADKVVYVLAPIVAAIPAFMAIAVIPFGPAGNEISIFGQRTTMQLTDLPIAMLYILAVASVGIYGLVLAGWSSGSTYPLLGGLRSCAQMISYEIAMGAAFASVFLYSGSMSTSTIVEAQADRWYVLLLPVSFLIYIVTMVGETNRAPFDMPESEGDLVGGFNTEYSSIKFAMFMLAEYVNMVTVAAVSVTLFLGGWRAPWPVSTFWEGANHGWWPMLWFVAKVQLLLFFFIWLRGTLPRVRYDQLMKLGWKVLIPVSVVWLMLVASVRALRNDGRDFSQIVLYVGGAVLAVLLLSFVADLFRGRRERAEAEAAEEAEAERGGAPGAFDPMAGGFPVPPLPGQVLPQVPRRRPRRDRELIVSGGVNTDSDGPRDGKEADGV